A window of the Bradyrhizobium diazoefficiens genome harbors these coding sequences:
- a CDS encoding ABC transporter ATP-binding protein, translated as MRLEVEITGKTFRSAAGETHEVLAPVKFALQSGEVGVLIGPSGCGKSTMLRIILGLDHDFDGHVARPPKARIGMVFQEPRLLPWRSVEQNVRLAAPDVTDAKLSELFKILELEAHRSHFPGELSLGLARRVALARAFAVEPDLLVLDEPLASLDDALAGRLRDEIATLVASRPVMTLLVTHSLDDAIRLGDRLFFLSPRPARIVQEVPISIPRADRTEADLARIRAELTALPLESK; from the coding sequence GTGCGGCTTGAGGTCGAGATCACAGGCAAGACGTTTCGAAGCGCCGCGGGCGAAACGCACGAGGTGCTGGCGCCGGTCAAATTCGCGCTGCAATCCGGCGAGGTCGGCGTGCTGATCGGCCCGTCCGGCTGCGGCAAGAGCACGATGCTGCGCATCATCCTCGGGCTCGACCACGATTTCGACGGCCATGTCGCGCGCCCGCCGAAGGCGCGGATCGGCATGGTGTTCCAGGAGCCGCGGCTGTTGCCGTGGCGCTCGGTCGAGCAGAACGTGCGGTTGGCTGCGCCTGACGTTACCGACGCCAAGCTGTCGGAGCTGTTCAAAATCCTGGAGTTGGAGGCGCACCGCAGCCACTTCCCGGGCGAACTGTCGCTGGGCCTCGCCCGGCGCGTTGCGCTCGCCCGCGCCTTCGCAGTTGAGCCCGACCTGCTCGTGCTCGACGAGCCCCTCGCCTCGCTCGACGACGCGCTCGCCGGCCGTCTGCGCGACGAGATCGCGACGCTGGTGGCGAGCCGCCCCGTGATGACACTGCTCGTGACCCACAGCCTCGACGATGCCATTCGTCTCGGCGACCGCCTGTTCTTCCTGTCGCCGCGCCCCGCACGCATCGTGCAGGAGGTGCCGATCTCGATTCCGCGCGCCGACCGCACCGAGGCTGACCTTGCCAGGATCAGGGCCGAGCTCACAGCACTGCCGCTTGAATCGAAATGA
- a CDS encoding ABC transporter permease has protein sequence MLRLLSFALFLAIWWTAALFVGGAKLPSPPAVLDVIIAEAASGALFLHLGATLARVALSFVLAMSLGSAIGYLMGRVKLADRLGDPWLILLLNLPALVVIVLAYIWAGLTEAAAIAAIAINKLPTAVVTLREGTRALDRSLDEMAIVFAIPRWRAFRHVVLPQLAPYIAASARSGLSLVWKIVLVAELLGRPNGVGFEIGVAFQLFDTPRLLAYSLTFAAVVLVIETALVQPFEARATRWRPRAA, from the coding sequence GTGCTGCGCCTTCTCTCCTTCGCCCTGTTTCTCGCGATCTGGTGGACCGCCGCGCTGTTCGTCGGCGGCGCAAAGCTGCCTTCCCCGCCAGCCGTGCTTGACGTCATCATCGCGGAAGCCGCGAGCGGCGCGCTGTTCCTGCATCTCGGTGCGACCCTCGCGCGCGTCGCGTTGTCCTTCGTGCTGGCGATGTCGCTCGGCAGCGCCATCGGCTATTTGATGGGGCGGGTGAAGCTCGCCGACCGGCTCGGCGATCCCTGGCTGATCCTGCTGTTGAACCTGCCGGCGCTGGTGGTGATCGTGCTGGCCTATATCTGGGCCGGGCTGACCGAGGCCGCGGCGATCGCCGCTATCGCCATCAACAAGCTGCCCACTGCGGTCGTTACCTTGCGCGAGGGCACCCGCGCGCTCGACAGGTCGCTGGATGAAATGGCGATCGTATTCGCGATACCGCGGTGGCGCGCGTTCCGCCATGTCGTGCTGCCGCAGCTTGCGCCCTATATTGCGGCCTCCGCCCGCTCCGGCCTCTCGCTGGTGTGGAAGATCGTGCTGGTCGCCGAGCTGCTGGGACGGCCGAACGGCGTCGGCTTCGAGATCGGCGTTGCCTTCCAGCTGTTCGACACGCCGCGGCTACTGGCCTATTCCCTGACATTCGCCGCGGTCGTGCTCGTGATCGAGACGGCGCTGGTGCAGCCGTTCGAGGCCCGCGCAACGCGGTGGCGACCCCGTGCGGCTTGA
- a CDS encoding ABC transporter substrate-binding protein gives MLLALTLGTTAHASDTIRLAVQKTGTFSWELATIREAGLDKEANLSLEVTELASPEAGKIALRAGNADIMLSDWLWVSRERALGAKLTFYPYSSALGAVMVPAASSIKTLNDLKGRKLAVGGGPIDKSWLLLQARMKQDGIDLKSDATIVYGAPPLIAAKALDGEMDASLNFWNFCAQLEAKGFRRLAGIEEILPKLGAKGAVSAVGYVFDESWAASHRDAVARFIAMTRKAKRLLVTSDAAWDKIAPLTGATDPAVLKTYRDRYRDGIPRRNINDEEADARVLYHVLAEIGGRDLVGPAADLDPGTFYHAVPGD, from the coding sequence ATGTTGCTGGCGCTGACGCTGGGCACGACGGCTCATGCCTCGGACACCATCCGCTTGGCGGTGCAGAAGACCGGAACGTTCTCCTGGGAACTGGCGACCATCCGCGAGGCCGGGCTCGACAAGGAAGCCAATTTGTCGCTGGAGGTCACCGAGCTTGCGAGCCCCGAGGCCGGCAAGATCGCGCTGCGCGCCGGCAATGCCGACATCATGCTATCGGATTGGCTGTGGGTGTCGCGCGAGCGCGCGCTCGGCGCCAAGCTCACTTTCTATCCCTATTCCAGCGCGCTCGGCGCGGTGATGGTGCCCGCGGCGTCATCGATCAAGACACTCAACGATTTGAAGGGCCGCAAGCTCGCCGTCGGCGGCGGTCCCATCGACAAGAGCTGGCTGCTGCTGCAGGCGCGGATGAAGCAGGACGGCATCGACCTCAAGTCGGATGCGACGATCGTCTATGGCGCGCCGCCCCTGATCGCCGCCAAGGCGCTCGACGGCGAGATGGATGCGAGCCTGAATTTCTGGAATTTCTGCGCCCAGCTCGAGGCCAAGGGTTTTCGGCGCCTCGCCGGCATCGAGGAGATTTTGCCGAAACTGGGCGCCAAGGGTGCGGTCTCCGCCGTCGGCTATGTCTTCGACGAGAGCTGGGCCGCGAGCCATCGCGACGCCGTGGCGCGTTTCATCGCCATGACCCGCAAGGCGAAGCGGCTGCTGGTCACTTCGGATGCGGCCTGGGACAAGATCGCCCCGCTCACCGGCGCGACCGATCCGGCCGTGCTCAAGACCTACCGCGACCGCTACCGTGACGGCATTCCACGCCGGAACATCAACGATGAGGAGGCGGATGCGCGCGTGCTCTATCACGTGCTGGCCGAGATCGGCGGCCGCGACCTGGTCGGTCCGGCGGCCGATCTCGACCCCGGCACGTTCTATCACGCAGTCCCCGGAGACTGA